A region of the Enoplosus armatus isolate fEnoArm2 chromosome 8, fEnoArm2.hap1, whole genome shotgun sequence genome:
TGCTCCCACCTGACTGGTCATCTACCTGGAGCATGAACGCTCTGTCAAAACAAGGAGCAGCtagagcaggagaggagcacAAGAGACGCTTCACGTTATCAAAAGCTTGTTGACAGTCAGAGGACCAAACAAATTTCTCCTTGGCCTTCAGCCACTCTGTGAGGGGAAACACCACAGTAGAGAAGTTTCTACAAAAACTCCTGTAGTAACCCACTAAACCCAAAAACCTTTGGAGTTCCTTTTTTATCGTGGGTTGCGGATACTCGGCTACTGCTATGACCTTGGCCTTGAGCCACCCGACCCTGTCCCACCACGTGGCCAAGATATGTCACTGTGGCCAGGGCAAAGTCACATTTAGCTAAATTAACAGTGAGCAGGGCTTCAGCTAAAATGGTCAAACAACCCACGGATATGCTGAAGATGCAAATGCCAGGTGTCACTGTAAATGACCACGTCATCGAGATAGACTGAGCAACGATGTAAACCGGATACAACATGATTCATCAGACGCTGAAACGTCTCTGGAGCGTTCCTTAACCCGAATGGCATCACCTTATACGAGTACAGATACGAGAGTACCTGATGGCGTAACAAATGCAGAAATTTCCTGCGCTCGCTTGGATAAAGGAACCTACCAATAACCTTTCAGCAAATCAAATTTGCTTACAAATTTAGCAGACCCTACCCGATCAATGCAATCATCCATGCACGGCAATGGAAATGAGTCAGACTTTGTGACCGAATTGACTTTCCTCATATCAGTGCAGAATCTAGGTGTTCAATCCTGTTTCGGCACCAAAATGCATGGAGAAGCCCAACTCGACGACAACGGCACAGCAATATCATTATGGAGCATGTAAGAGACCTCAGCATCCAAATGACAGAGTTTAGCTGGTGATGTTTGGTAAAACTGCTGTTTAATAGGCAGAGCATCGCCCACGTCAATATCATGCTCAATCCAGTCGGTTTGTGTTGGAACGTCACCAAATAAACGGATACCTGTGTACCAACTCTGACAGTTCCCTACGTTTCGACTCTGGCAGATGAGCCAGCAACTTGTTTAACTTACCAAGTGATTCTGAATTTTTCAAACGCCCACATAGCAGACCATCATCAGGTTCTGGCACACCAACAGGACTCAAATTATCATCAACCACACACCTTTAGTAAGGTTTCAGGGGGagttgctttgttttctttcgtACTGCTGTTGACACAACACAATTCAAATCCGACACtttcacagtaacagtgtatgGACCTGTATACTTAGCCTGAAATGGCGAACCAACCATAGGCATAAGCATGAGAACCTGATCTCCCCGGACAGAATTCATGTCTCTCCGCACGACGGTCATACgactttttcattttgctttggGATGCGCACAACTTTTCTCGTGCCATACATCCAGCGGCAAACAAATGATGTCTAAACCCATTCATGAAATCAATTAGGTTTTTCGGTGGTTCAGTATCTTCACAGATACTTTTCAAAACTGCCAAGGGACCCCACAAAGCATGTCCAAAGACTCATTTGGACTAAAGCCCGTGCTTTCCTGTACAGCCAACATAAGCCATGgaagcctcctcctccattaTGCAAGTATCCTGTAGCAGCGCTACTTATCTCATTATCTCGCCAAATATTTCCTTTTAGAGAAGGATCATTACACTGCTCCTGTACTaactcacacacagtgagacagtgacAAAGGCAGCTCAGACAGAGACGGAACCTCAAACACCACATCAGCACTGTTCAGGTGACACTGGAGAATCTGATCTAGCCATAGCACGTGTGACCTCTGGCAACGCACTGGAGCTCTCCTCCACCAAATCAGAGGAGCAAGTAGTGTCCAAAATCATTAAGTCACACAGCTCATTAAATGTCGTGACATCAAGCGCAGCTAACCACAGCTTTAAGTGAGTCGACAGGTCTCTAGCTAACTCAACATATGTCTGGCCGTTCCTTTTCTCCCAGGATCTAAAACGTAGGCGATAGGCCTCTGCCACCAGTTCAGATGCCTTAAGCAccacagattttattttctcataacTAAAACTATCCTCAAGGCTTAAAGATGAACAAGCTTCTTGCGCTTTCCCTGTGAGAACAGACTGAAGTATGAGGGCGCAGTCTGCTTCAGGCCAATCCCTAGCCTTAGCAACGCCatcaaacaacatgaaaaatgtatctgGGTCCCTTTCATTAAAACGTGGTATCAAACGCAGGTTATTTACATCAAAACCACGCAGCGGGGACATgaacctctgtctgtcctgatCCTCACTAGACAACTTTCCATCCTTACAGAGAATCGACGTGCAACTCAACCTTAGACATCTCAAACCTGTACCAGACCAAACCGAGCAAGAGCGAAAACGAACACACCCTTTACCAACACAGAAGGATCAAGCAGACACCGCGAAGCTCATCAGTGCGCACCGAGAATAATAATCCTCTGCCAGGTTGGGAGTTTCCCCGCTATCTAAACCCAAGGGGtactgtaatattttattctTCATCATCTGTATCCATATTCTTAATGGTGCAACACTTGTGAATTCAAATGAAGCATTTTGTGTTCTTCTtcaagacacagacagagggctCACCCAAACAGATTGATCGGTCATCCATCACACCTTTTGGACAAGGTACCACCTGGACCTGGTTCAGTACAGTTTATTAGTTTAGACCTATCTGAGACTGCATCACACTAAACGTCAGGCTAGTGTGGAGGTAGTGGAAACAATGGATATGATACTAAGCTTTGTATCATGGTGGTATGTAAGTGACCACAGAAGACCGACAGACAGTCTGATCTATTTCCTGTTCAAGTCTGCATTGTTTCAAGCTAGACAAATTCACTCAGACTTGGCTACTGCCATGACCTGAGATGTGTGGAGTAGAAAAATGGCTACTAAAAGCTAAACTGGGGAAACTGTGACATTGGCTCCTCAGGTCTCTGTGTATATGCAGTTTAAAagatattgttttgtatttattaccAGGTGACACTAACAACAGGCTCCACTAGCTTACTATGTACTTGCTTCTATAGATCAAGGGTCCTTTAAGGATTAGaagatgtttttgtattttaagtctAACCCTACCATGCATCTTATGTCATTTACAACATGTAAATTACTGCATATAAAGTGTGTAAATAGAAGCTGTAGTtgattaaaatgctgctgttgttggagcTTCTGGGTTCAGTCAGTTTTGTTAGACAGTCTACAAATATTACTGCATGATTGACTTATAGCGTCTGATCAAACTACATGAGAGGAAAAAGCTTTTCACATAATGCATCATAtggttcatttatttttataccCTCaattatacacatttaaaatTTCTCTTTGCTCCTGAATAAATTACTTGAAGctttaaatgtttgcatttacAAGCTCTTTTATAGTTTGATTTATGAAAcagcaatacaaaacaaatcacaacatcAAACTCCACAGGATGTAAAGGTTGGATTATGTAGTACAAAAGTGTGATAGCtactgaaaatactgaaacaaaGCATAAACATGACATTACAGCTCGTATAAACAGTgcagttttcatatttttaccCAAGATAAAACTTTACCCCAACTACAAAAGCTAACAATTATATCCCAATTATTCCCACAAAACCCAGAGGCACTTGCATTACAGCTGGTTTGAAAAACAGTCCCAACTGTACTTTAATATAATTATTTCTGATAACTGTCAAAAGGAAGCATTGATGTACCCCAAGATTATATAAACTACAAGGATTTGGTGACTCTTCATATTAACAATATACACGTAATCATAGACTGTTAGACACCCTTGTTACCAAGCCATAACTCTGCCTTTGATACTGAACTGCAGATTGTTTAATACACACTGTGACATGAGTGTAGGTATTTTTCAATGTTCAATGCAtgttaagaaaaaagaaaaataactaaaaattGCTTAAAATCTGGTGAAATGAAATTTTAATGGCATCTCAACAAATTTAAACAATGGTCTATTAAGTCaaatgagacatttgtgttgtccAAATTATAGGATATTGCTTAAGAATTGTATgatgtgcataaaaaaaaaaaaaaagtgtgatcTTCCCATGCAGATAGATTCACTGTGAACTACTGAGGCTTACAGTACATGTGATTGGCCAAAGCCCACCATAGTTGGACTGGCATTTGGTTTGCAGTTTGTGATGCTCAATGCAAcaaaaaactcacacacatcatcataATGTCTCTTTCTAAATATGAGACAGCTTATTATGATAATCCACTGGCCTTAAATTGCTGACACAAAGATCTGTGGATATTTAATGTGCAACTACGGCATTATATTTGGAGATTAGTTGTTGTCTTTAATGCAATTTCTTGGCATATTCAGCACTTCCAGCTGAACATCACTGAGTGCACTGTGGAAGATGATCTCCAAAAGTTCAACAGAtcacactgaaaacatctggatggatggacagcTGCTGTCCAGGTAAGAGGAAGAAGgatttggtgtgtttttggtgtGACATGTTCTTTTTAAAGTGGCATCCTCATCTATTCTATTAGTGGTGTTGTAGTGAAGCTCGGTGacaattttacatattttacctATAAGCAAAAGCAAGCAAATAAACTGCAATTATAACCCACACAAATATTGCATAAACACAATTTCAGCaatgtctaaaaataaaaaggcattaACCAAAATACATTCCTTGAATTAAAATGCGTAATAAAGCATAACAGCCCTAAAAAACTGAGcatgaataaaagaaagattATTCTATTCCTTTGATGGATTCGTTTGTCTCCATGCTGGAAAAAACTATGTAGAGGAAGACTGCCACGGCCAGGAAGAACACAAACTGAACCCAGAGGGGGATGAGGCGAGACGACTTTGGCGCCTGCGGAGCTTCTTGTCCAGATTTCATGGGTGTCGATTTCAAATACGATTGTCTGTAAGTGGACGGCGTGTCGTACATGCTGGGCCTGAAAAGGAATGAAGAGGAATTATCCTACAGCACATTATTAAAATTCTCCATCACAAACCAGCAGCAACCAAATGTGACTTGTTTTGACCTTGTTTCCAACAACTGTGGTGTTGGCTCAGCAACAATGAGGTGGTAAGAttcattattaaacataatTGCAGAAGCAATTATTATTACAGCAAGAATTGtgacaatcaattaattgttttatacCCTcgtaaatgtcatatttttctAGTTCTGAccgttggtcagacaaaataagacatttgaagtTGTCGCCTTGGGTATTTTATACAGTGCTGCGTAGTTTAAGCTGTGGCAGTACATCAGATTTTATAAACTCAAAACTCAAactttgtatgtaaaatcttaatctttgAATCTCTGAATTGTATTGTATCTATTGCATGAAATGGACTGACGAAACTGATGTCCagaacttgagtaaatatactcaattacattccaccactgcgaTTAATCGAAAAACTATTAAATCGATAATAAAAAGAATAGTTAGTTACGGCTTTAAGTGTGATGAGGTAGTGATATGCAGCATTCCTCCAAATAAAGTTAAAATCTGGTCTGAGATACTGTGcgtgatggatggatgtgttttGGTTAtgaaggttttgaatgcagctTATCTTGTACACATGGTGGTCTTCTTGAAAATGCAATAACAGATTcttaaaacagacatttgcatCACAGCACATCTGTTGGAGTCAAATGGGAACAATTTTCGCAAAATTGAACCTATATAGATTCAGAAGACACTACTTGACTTTGTATAAAAGACACTTACTCATCAACATAATCCCTTCCTCTGTATTCAGGTCTTGACCTCGAGTAGCTTGAGTAGGACGTCCTGCAGAGAATGACATAAAACAGTACGTATGTGACTTCTCACCAACTGAGACTactgcaaaaatgtgtttaattataACTTACTCGTTTGCAAATTCTCTCTCAGTCCACTCCGGTCTTGACCTCATGTAAGACCCACTAGATAGATAAGAAAAAAAGCCATTACTAACTTAGACTGACTTGTATATGCTAAATTGATTTGCTGAAATAGAGGAAGTCTGGAAATGGAAGAAAGGCAATGAATGTTTGGAGCTAATGATGGAGGATTTATGAGAGAACTGACCTGTCTCCTGAACCGTCACTCCTGACCTGCAAACAGTTAAGACATGTAAGTGATAATCTCTCAGAAATTGACCCATTTAACTACAAGGTTAGGTGCCTATAGCACATTTTATATCCCTGCATCCAACGCAGGTAATCTGTGGGTAATCATCGGCTGAAATTCCATCATCAATGACAGTAattatattttctcatttatctgATGGTAATACCTGTGCCACCGATGTTCTGTGCATCCCTAAGCGATGAAATCAGTCTTTTGAGAgtcttaattttttttatatatatctgCTATATATAGTCAAACAGGAGGCTACTTGTAAGGGTCAGGTTTTCTTTGGATGCCTCTTTCCACTCAGGTCACACTCAGAATCAAGAGGTGAgtaatgcaaaaacaacaacaacaaaaaagaaaaaatacttaCAGGTGTCCTGTAAACGTAGGTGACTTCATCCtctgaaatcaaaacacaaacataggGCTAAATGTCAAGGCAAGTGCCCCATGTTTAGACTTAACCACGTGGGTCCCATTGGGGTTAGAAAAGTAAACCACTTGTTAAACTCTGAGGAATGTCAAATGATATAATTAGAGTTCTGAAACACTTTTTGTTTCAGAACATTTCTTTCAACATATCTGCGTCAAAAGCACAAATTACCCTCTTCTCTGTAGTAGGTTTTGTCAGGTGATGGTTTCGCTCTTTTCCCTTTGGCCATGGCCTCCTTCAGCTTCCTCTCATAGAGACTTCTGGTGGACTCTGGGAacaaaacagtcacacacaacGTATATTTGAGACATAATGAAGACGTGCACAGAGAAAACCACAGACATTAAACAATTCCTACAAGACTAAACTTGGTAACTTCACACAGGCCTCCGAGAGCACTGATTCAAAAACGGGCGCAAAGTAAACGTTCAATCTCAGCCACTCACCGACCACAGGACCGTGTTTTATCCCGTAATCATCGAGCAGGGCGCTAATTTCTTGCGTAGATTTGCTGCTTAGCGACGACATTGTGTAGACTTGGTTTATTCGTTTagctgtctgtgttgtgttatttttgtgtgttcttgtttcGGTTCAGCTGTAGTTTCAGTTGCCAAAAAGAGACAACAACCATAACTCCTCCCACCGATAACGACCAGCAGCTCGTTTTGCTGCGCGCGTGTCAGAAGGGACGACCCTCTGCGGAGTCGAGCGGCAGCTTGTAAGCGTGAAGAGACTCAGCCCCGCCCTCGTTTGTTTACCCAGGTGTTTAAAACATTCGCACCTTCAGTCAAATGCTACATCACTTCCGTTTCCGTTTGGCCAATTCTTCTTTGTATGtattctttcttttattctggTTTCTTTCCAGAAATGAAGCAGCGCCACCAGCAGGCAAATGCTATAAATACTAATGCTAATATTTATAGTAAAGCTAATGCTGCTATTCAGCTTCCTTCCAGAGAAGGCATGTCCCGTTCACGGCCTGTCCATTaccattgagaactctgtggtGTCCCCATCCCGGACTGCGAGGAACCAAGGTGTGACACTGGACgaccagctgtccttcgctgcTTACGTCGTTGCGACAACCCGCTCCTGCAGATTCTCCACAACATCCGAAGATTACGTCCGGGTCCGGATCACAGGGTCCGGATTCGACTCCCTCGCGGACACGCGGACGCGGAAAGTATTATACTTTCCTCCCTTTGGGACTACCGCTCAACGAACGAGCTCCTC
Encoded here:
- the LOC139288880 gene encoding uncharacterized protein, with the protein product MSSLSSKSTQEISALLDDYGIKHGPVVESTRSLYERKLKEAMAKGKRAKPSPDKTYYREEEDEVTYVYRTPVRSDGSGDSGSYMRSRPEWTEREFANETSYSSYSRSRPEYRGRDYVDEPSMYDTPSTYRQSYLKSTPMKSGQEAPQAPKSSRLIPLWVQFVFFLAVAVFLYIVFSSMETNESIKGIE